One Euphorbia lathyris chromosome 1, ddEupLath1.1, whole genome shotgun sequence DNA segment encodes these proteins:
- the LOC136210928 gene encoding probable terpene synthase 8: MGTKVENDRADVARRSAKFPPTVWGFTFASFSLQDSEIESYNKEVEQLKLKVKEMLMMSTQEITKNIEFINLLCRLGVSYHFETEIKHQLSHIFTNLPDFLQKNDYDLHTAALLFRVLRQHGHKVPSDIFEKFKEKDGEFSGTLTSDVKGLLSLYEASFVSVNGEDILNEASKFSKKYLERYLDNNSEQTSPYIEYHIRYSLECPNHTGMERVETTQFISYYRQHDSMNPLLLKFAVLDYNRLQLLYRHELALVSKWWKESKLPETLTYARDRIVEVYVWALGCLPGPKYSLSRLLIAKYTQMAMTVDDTYDVYGTLDELESFTAAFERCNINAIDELPHYMKALYKVILELFGETQNDNNGESSYKTSYAKEMFKELTRADLVEARWFDNGYVPRFDEYLRNAMITTTSELLIAALFLGLKDAGMKEMIWVRESPKIVKATQKLVRLYDDVATHEEEQKRGDCPSAVECYMNEYGVTKEEATEEIKKMIRNIWKEINEGYMEESRVSRSIVEYFLNFARMSNFVYRIRDAYTYSTNLKDYVLKLFLEPLPL; the protein is encoded by the exons ATGGGCACAAAAGTTGAAAATGATCGTGCAGATGTTGCCCGGCGATCGGCAAAGTTTCCTCCGACCGTTTGGGGGTTTACCTTTGCCTCTTTCTCACTCCAAGACTCG GAGATAGAATCCTATAACAAGGAGGTGGAACAACTCAAACTAAAGGTGAAAGAAATGCTAATGATGTCTACTCAAGAAATAACAAAAAACATTGAGTTCATCAATTTATTATGCAGACTTGGTGTCTCTTATCACTTTGAAACTGAAATTAAACACCAACTATCTCATATTTTCACTAATCTTCCTGATTTCCTCCAAAAAAATGACTATGATCTCCACACCGCCGCTCTTCTATTTCGAGTTCTACGACAACATGGACACAAAGTCCCTTCAG atatttttgaaaaattcaaGGAAAAAGATGGAGAATTCAGTGGAACATTAACAAGTGATGTGAAAGGACTACTTAGCTTATATGAAGCTAGTTTTGTGAGTGTTAATGGTGAAGATATATTAAATGAAGCCTCAAAATTTTCAAAGAAATATCTTGAAAGGTACTTAGATAATAATTCTGAACAAACAAGCCCTTACATTGAGTACCATATAAGGTATAGTCTTGAATGCCCAAATCACACTGGGATGGAAAGAGTTGAGACCACTCAATTTATTTCGTATTACCGACAACACGACTCTATGAATCCACTTTTACTCAAGTTTGCTGTCTTGGATTATAATCGACTTCAGTTGCTCTACAGACACGAGCTAGCTCTGGTTTCCAA GTGGTGGAAAGAGTCAAAATTGCCGGAAACACTGACTTATGCTAGAGATAGAATAGTGGAGGTGTATGTTTGGGCACTTGGATGTCTTCCTGGCCCAAAATATTCTCTTTCACGTCTACTAATTGCTAAGTATACACAAATGGCAATGACTGTTGATGATACGTATGATGTGTATGGTACACTTGATGAACTTGAATCTTTTACTGCTGCTTTTGAAAG GTGTAACATCAATGCTATTGATGAATTACCACATTACATGAAAGCTCTCTACAAAGTTATACTCGAACTTTTCGGAGAAACTCAGAATGATAACAATGGTGAAAGCTCTTATAAAACCTCTTATGCCAAAGAGATG TTTAAAGAACTTACAAGAGCAGACCTAGTGGAAGCTCGTTGGTTCGATAATGGATATGTTCCGAGATTCGACGAATATCTACGCAATGCAATGATCACAACAACCAGCGAGCTACTTATTGCAGCATTATTTCTGGGGTTAAAAGATGCAGGCATGAAGGAGATGATTTGGGTAAGAGAATCCCCCAAAATAGTGAAAGCCACCCAAAAACTTGTCCGACTTTACGATGATGTAGCAACCCATGAG GAAGAGCAGAAGAGAGGAGATTGTCCATCGGCAGTGGAGTGTTACATGAATGAATATGGTGTTACAAAAGAAGAAGCTACTgaagaaataaaaaagatgATAAGAAATATATGGAAGGAGATAAATGAGGGATATATGGAGGAAAGTAGGGTGTCAAGAAGTATAGTtgaatattttcttaattttgcAAGAATGTCTAATTTCGTATACAGAATTCGTGATGCCTATACTTACTCCACCAATCTCAAAGATTATGTCCTCAAATTGTTTTTAGAGCCCCTTCCATTGTGA
- the LOC136204492 gene encoding putative glucose-6-phosphate 1-epimerase produces the protein MAMLQMSFSYLPTLNIRQVNRQYRYPGMAFASVSKETGTLGVKVTEGEGSLQKVVLNSPHGSEAEIYLYGGCITSWKVPSGKDLLFVRPDAVFNKKKPISGGLPHCFPQFGPGAIQQHGFARNMDWSVVDSENVQGNPAVTLLLKDGPYSRAMWDFGFQALYKIILDAKSISTELKITNTDNKPFSFTNALHTYFAASVSGASVRGLKGCKTLNKDPDPINPIESKEERDVVTFPGFVDCIYLDSPDVLHLDNGLGDVITIKNSNWSDTVLWNPHLQMEACYKDFVCVENAQIGDVKLEPDQSWIAKQHISIS, from the exons ATGGCGATGCTTCAAATGTCCTTTTCTTATCTCCCTACCCTCAATATCCGGCAAGTCAACCG ACAATACAGATACCCTGGAATGGCATTTGCAAGTGTAAGTAAAGAAACTGGAACTTTAGGAGTTAAAGTCACAGAAGGTGAAGGCAGCTTACAAAAGGTTGTGCTTAATTCTCCTCACGGTAG TGAGGCAGAAATATATTTATATGGCGGTTGCATCACATCTTGGAAAGTTCCCAGTGGCAAAGACCTCCTTTTTGTTAGGCCAGATGCTGTATTCAACAAGAAAAAGCCAATCAG TGGAGGGCTTCCTCATTGTTTCCCACAGTTTGGACCTGGTGCAATTCAGCAG CATGGATTTGCAAGAAACATGGATTGGTCCGTTGTAGATTCTGAGAATGTGCAGGGAAATCCTGCTGTAACTCTACTGCTCAAGGATGGTCCTTATAGTCGTGCCATGTGGGACTTTGGTTTCCAGGCTTTATACAAG ATAATTCTCGATGCAAAGAGCATTTCCACTGAACTAAAGATTACAAATACAGACAACAAGCCTTTTTCATTTACTAATGCTCTACATACGTATTTTGCT GCTTCTGTTAGTGGGGCATCGGTGAGAGGTTTGAAAGGATGCAAGACACTTAATAAGGATCCAGATCCTATCAACCCCATAGAGAGCAAAGAGGAAAG GGATGTGGTCACTTTCCCGGGGTTTGTAGACTGCATTTACCTTGACAGTCCAGATGTGTTGCACCTTGATAACGGCTTGGGGGATGTAATAACCATCAAGAACTCGAA TTGGTCAGACACTGTACTATGGAATCCTCATTTGCAGATGGAAGCATGCTACAAGGACTTTGTTTGCGTTGAAAATGCCCAG ATTGGAGATGTAAAGCTAGAACCAGATCAGTCATGGATTGCCAAGCAACATATCAGCATTAGCTAA
- the LOC136204508 gene encoding syntaxin-112, translated as MNDLMTKSFLSYVELKKHVQMDQLESKIDIEQQSTNLSQFFQQVSAIKLEMEEITNLLFHLQTLSKEAKSTHSNKVLRGLRDRTESDMVTVLRKAKTVKSKLESLQSNEMVDGTRISVANGLKIRLKELMNEFQLLREKILSDHKSDLKRRYYATTGEEPSEEIVEKMISGEMEVESKEKHEGVMDLQRSLTKLHQVFLDMAVIVETQGEKMDNIEENVVNAAYSVNGGTNSLYYANQMKQKKKTKAWVYFLWALMLIILLVCIVSMLVT; from the coding sequence ATGAACGATCTGATGACAAAATCTTTCTTAAGTTACGTGGAATTGAAAAAGCATGTCCAAATGGATCAACTTGAATCCAAAATCGACATTGAACAACAATCCACAAACTTGTCCCAATTCTTCCAACAAGTTTCCGCCATTAAACTCGAAATGGAAGAGATAACCAATCTCTTATTCCATCTCCAAACCCTTTCCAAAGAAGCAAAATCCACTCACAGCAATAAAGTTCTCCGCGGCCTCAGAGACAGAACGGAATCAGATATGGTTACAGTTCTTAGAAAGGCAAAGACTGTGAAATCAAAACTAGAATCACTGCAATCGAATGAAATGGTTGATGGGACAAGGATTTCTGTCGCAAATGGGTTAAAGATCAGACTGAAAGAGTTAATGAACGAATTCCAGTTGTTAAGGGAGAAGATTCTATCCGATCACAAGAGTGATCTGAAGAGAAGATACTACGCAACCACCGGAGAGGAACCGAGTGAAGAAATTGTGGAAAAGATGATTTCAGGAGAAATGGAAGTTGAAAGCAAAGAGAAGCATGAAGGTGTGATGGATTTACAGAGAAGTTTAACAAAACTGCACCAAGTTTTTCTTGATATGGCTGTAATTGTAGAAACACAAGGGGAGAAGATGGATAATATAGAAGAAAATGTGGTGAATGCTGCTTATTCTGTCAATGGTGGAACTAACAGTCTTTACTATGCAAATCAGATGAAGCAGAAGAAGAAAACCAAGGCATGGGTTTACTTTCTTTGGGCTCTTATGCTCATTATTTTGTTGGTTTGCATTGTTTCTATGTTGGTTACTTAA